The sequence gaTCCGGGTACAGCACAAACTGAACAACCCGATCCAGGTATCGCACAAACTGCACCATCCGATCTGGGTACAACTCACTGCACATGCCTAAAAAGGTTGGTGGCAGGACCAGAGCAAATTGGTCTGCCCGCCTCATTTGTTTATAACCTGGAAGCAGCCCATCAGTCACGGGATGTAAGATCAGTTGGCTGAGACTCTAACCGAGGACCTAAAGTACGTTCAGGTGGGAGGGGGACAAGCTGTGGCTGACAGCCTTTTCCAGGTCCATGTTAACTTAcagattttttttaactttttggTGCTGGGCTCCCGTCGCCTCTTTAAGGAACCCTGGTTCAGCCACTTGTAGACTAGGTAACCCTAAACACAATAGGCTGACACCTGCTTCATTCAGAGCAAACCCATTTCCTGTTTGggtcctaaaacaggcattaggctctTTATTAGCATTTTCAAGGGGCCTTAAGCCTGTTTTCAGTGGCTGCCAGGAATGCCTCTGCAGTGCCCGATCCATTAAGTTGTGGGATGTGTTTCTAGGAATGTTCGGGCATGGTTAGATTGAACCTCTTTGCACTTGAGTCTGGAGGCCACGAAAGCATAAATAAAGGTTTTAGCAGTGAAAGGACTGAAATAGCAGCAGAGGCAGGCAATGTTGTAGAGGTGGAAAAATGTGCTCTTGGTGATGGGTAAAATCAGGGGTTTGTAGCTCAGCTTATGGTTGCACCAGATACTATGGAGTAATCATGACTTTGGGAATCATGTAATTTGGATGATATTGGATCTGTTATATCGCCTGTTACACATCCCTCCTGATTTTCATTTAATGGATGGGTGATCCAATATCTCCTATTTCACATTATATCGCCCGTTTCACAGTATATTGACCGTTTCAACAATCAAGTTatgattaacccccccccccccatccccatagTTCAACTTAAGTGATGACTGTGGTCTTTCTGGTGTCCATTAGGATAATGTTGTGAGTCATCCATGACTTAATGCTGGGCAAGCAGTATGACAGGATGGAGTTGGGGTTGAGAGAAGTGTTGGAGATTTAGAGCTGAGTATCATTACTGCACATAAAGAACTGATTTGTGCCTATGGAAGGTTTTAACTGGGGTAGCAAATAGATGAGGAAGGAGGGACAACAGTAGATATTTGAGGGATCTCTGCAGGCGACACTGCCAGGGTGGGATGAGTGGAATGGGATAGGGGATgtggatagaaagagacagaaggaaTTGCAGAGAGATTGCCTTGCCAGTGATCAAGACTTTGTAAAGGAAAAGGCCCCAAGAGATGATAAGGTCAAGGGGTAGTGAAGAATATGAGTGAGGGAGTttatatgaagagaggttgaatgaGGATAGGAGAGCACAGATGTCAAAGAGAGGGCTTCGTGGAAAGCATAGGTTGAAATCAGTAAAGTTAATTACTCACTTTGTTTCATTGCAACAGAACAGCTGTTGCTCCTGATATGCCAGTCTTGTGATGAACTTTTCCAAATAGGGTCTTCCTGGAATGGAGTTCACTCAAAACATCTAATGTGGTGACATTTCCCATTTAAATTTGCTTCATCTTTTTGGCAGTGTGCTATTAAGTGAAATACTTGGGGGCAATAACTGCCTCTGAAAAAATGTTGATAAAGCTGCTTTCTACTCTTGTGTCTTCTGACACAATGTCAGAGAGTTTGCCTTTGGTGAATAATAACTGAAATGTAACTGTGTTGCATAAACATCACCTCATCCTTTGACCATGTGATGTCTGGCTTTTCAGTTTACCCTCCCTCTAGAGGCAATATTCTGTAATTCCTTAAGCTTTGTAATAGCTGTAATCGCTTATTGCTTCAGATAATTTCTGATAAACAGAAGTTGGTACTTCCATAGTGTCTATGAAACCAGTCCTGGAAATACTTTGAAAATGATTAGTTTTATGGATTTTACATTGTTGCTTCGCTTTGCGATACATTAAAAGAGAATTATCCTATTTACTGGGTCACTTCTCCATATCATTCACCAAGAAAAGTCTTCCTTCCTTCCTACTTTCCTTCCTACCTACCTAGCTCAGAAATAAACCATCAAAATCACACAATTGCCTAATGGAAACGTGTGTGTCTCACCTGAAATCTGCAAGAGTCAGTGGATTCTGCCCCGATACACTCCTCTAACCTTCATTTTCATTGTACGCAAGTTTATTTGGTGACCTGCAGCCGCGAACTGGAGATGTCAATTTTCTTTGTGTTGAGGAGCTTATAACTTAGGAAAGTGTTCCAACTAAATTTCCGATTAAAGGAATGCAAGAGTAAGAGTTGAATGACACTGCGCTAATAGTAGgttttgtgtgttccatttcagggGAGCCTTATGTGAGGATATCTGAAACAGGACGGCTTATactgaaagcctttgacaagtccaTGTCAGGGGATTACACGTGTACCGTTTCCTACAAGGATGTGGAGAAGAACAAGGAAATATTTCTTGATATGAAATTCTCGATCTATGGTAAATATTGGGTGAAAGACTAAGGGCATGTTTCAACTAAATTTCCATACTCAGGCCTGAATTTCCACATTTTACAGCTGTTTGCACTGAAGTTACAGTGGAAGATTGGGAAAATCTCCAAAGAGAGTTAGGGCCACATTGTTCTCAGAAGGTTGCAGTGAGCCCATTTTACACTGGAGAAAAATAAGGGCCCTATTTTTCATGGTGATTCTGATATCCTGCCATAGCCCTGGAGTAACACCATACAGTGACTGAAAATTGGCATTGATGTTTTTTCCCTGCGAGTTACGTTGATCTCCCATTGAAGTTACAGTGCAAGATCAGAACAAATCTTGGGGAAATTCTGGGCCATTTCATTTTAGATTAACAAATTCCTGAGACACGGAATAGGCTGACAACATACTGCACTGCTTAGCCATGAGCATTTTATATTTATAATCTTTAATGAAGTTTCACTCTCTCATTTCACTGACACTAACGTACTTTTAAATCCTTGATACAGATTACATCACGTACTCAATGACACTGTTTGTCAGTGTTCATGCAGCATATAGTACTGTAGTGGCTATGTTATTAGGTTAGTAATTCAGAAAACAGTAGTTCAAATCCAGTCATGGTATTTGAGATATGGAATtcagtttaggaacataggaaataggagtaggccatttggcccgtcgagcctgctctgccgttcagctaaatcatggctgatcttctgcctcaacgccattttcccacactatccccatatcccttgaaatcTTCAACATCTAGTTTAAAAACTAAGTCTGAAAATAAAaggcatcagtaaaagtgaccaggaAGCTTGGTGTTGCTTCAACCTCGAACTTAGTTGCTTCAATAACTCCAGTCCCACATATAGGTAATTCTGGAGTGGCCTAGCAAaccgctcagttgtatcaaacatctGCAAAAGGtgacccaccaccatcttctcaaatggATAACATGCTGGCATTGCCTGTAACGCCcagatcccaagaatgaataataatcTTTTAAAAGAGCCTTAAAGGACGGAAAAACTGTTAGATTTCAAAAGATATTTAAATGCCAATGATGGCTTCGTATATCTGTTAAAATGGAGTTTCAGTGCTGTTCATTCTCATCGGACAATTGAACTCAGGATTAATACTGGAGTTTAAATGCCTTCCTCGTTTGCTGGTTGAATTCTAGGTTCCTCCAGCAGTGTGCAGCCTGGTCTGATTCTTTCCTGAAATAGGGAAAGAAAAGTAAGTTACTCCTTACGCTGCTGACCAGAGACTGACCTTCATGGCTTGGACCCTCCTGTCTTACCAACTAAGGGAATAATTAAGTATAGAGATTCTCGCTGGACCTGCAGAGGCCGGGGGACAGAGAAATGAGGGACAGAAAATTATGGATTCAGTAAAAGTACCATTCTGAATGCAACGATTTGATTAGGTTTGCCACAAGAGAATGTTACCATGTTACACCACCGATAAAAGTGCTTTAGCGGTACTAGGCTCAGCTCTAAGCAGTGACGAGCTATCAGTGGCGGGTTGAAGATAATTCTGGGTTATTGATGACGGTGAGCTGTGGGTTATGGTGGGCTGCTGTTGCGGGTGAGTTATCAGTGATGGTGGATGTCCGTGATGGCAGGTTGTTGATGATGCTAGACTGTCGCAGATGCAAGGCTGTTGGTGGGAGTAAACTTTCAGTGGGGGTGAGCTGTCGGTGCAGAGGGGAGGATTCTGTCAATGGGGGAAGCTATCAGTGAGGGTGAGTTGTCAGTGGGTAGGGAGCTGTCAATGATGTTGAGTTGTAGGAGGGGGTGAGCTCTCAGTGGGTAGTGAGCTGTCAAGCGATGTTGAGCTGTAGGAGGGGGTGAGTTGTCGGGGTTACATGTTGGTGGGGGTGAGCTGTCTGTGGGATTGAGCTGTCGGTGGGGGTGAGCTGTCCATGGGGGTGAGCTGTCCATGGGGTTGAGCTGTCCGTGGGTTTGAGTTGTCCGTGGAGGTGAGCTGTCGGTGGGGGTGAGCTGTCGGTGGGGGTGAGCTGTCCGTGGGGTTGAGCTGTCCGTGGGGGTGAGCTGTCCGTGGGGTTGAGCTGTCAGTGCAGTTGAGCTGTCCGTGGGGTTGAGCTGTCCGTGGGGGTGAGCTGTCCGTGGGGTTGAGCTGTCCGTGGGGGTGAGCTGTCAGTGCAGTTGAGCTGTCCGTGGGGTTGAGCTGTCCGTGGGGGTGAGCTGTCCATGGGGTTGATCTGTCGCTGGGGTTGAGCTGTCCGTGGGGTTGAGCTGTCCGTGGGGTTGATCTGTCGCTGGGGTTGAGCTGTCCGTGGGGTTGAGCTGTCAGTGGGGGTGAGTTGTCCATGGGGTTGATCTGTCGCTGGGGTTGAGCTGTCCGTGGGGTTGAGCTGTCAGTGGGGGTGAGTTGTCCGTGGGGTTGATCTGTCGCTGGGGTTGAGCTGTCCGTGGGGTTGAGCTGTCAGTGGGATTGAGCTGTCGGTGGGTTGAGCTGTCCATGGGGTTGAGCTGTCCTTGGGGTTGAGCTGTCCGTGGGGTTGAGCTGTCATTGGGATTGAGCAGTCCGTGGGGTTGAGCTGTCCGTGTGGTTGAGCTGTCCGTGGGGTTGAGCTGTCAGTGGGATTGAGCTGTCCGTAGGGTTGAGCTGTCTGTTGGGGTTGAGCTGTCTGTGGGGATTGAGCTGTTGGTGGGGTTGAGCTGTCTGTGGGGTTGAGCTGTCGGTGGGGGTGGATGGGGGTGAGCTATCCGTTGTGGTGAGCTGTCAGTGGGGGTGAGCTgtccataggaacatagaaaataggaccaggagtagaccatttggcccatagggcctgctccgccattcaaaaaagatcatggctgatcatctaattcagtaccctgttcctgctttcttcccatatcctttgattcctttagcaTTAAGAAACATATCTATCTGCTTCAtgaatacatttaatgacttggcctccactgccttctgcggtagagaattccacagtttcaccaccctctgagtgaagaaatttctcctcatctcggttctaaatggcataaaccgtaccctgagactgtgactcctgcttctggactccccagccaacgggaacatcctccctgcatctagcctgtctagtcctgttagaattttataggtttctatgagatcccctctcattcttctaaactctagtgaatatgggcctagccgacccaatctctcctcatacatcaatgctgccatcccaggaattagcctagtaaatcttctttgcactccctccatggcatccttgctcagataaggagaccaaaactgcacacagtgctccagatgtggtctcaccaaggccctgtataactacagtaagacatccttgctcctgtactcaaatcctcttgcaatgaaggccaacataccattcgccttccgaactgcttgctgcacctgaatgcttgctttcatctattggtgtacaaggacacccagatctcgttgcacctccccctttcccaacctgtcaccattcagataataatctgcctttttgtttttacaaccaaagtggataacctcacatttatccacgttatactgcatctgctatgcatttgtccattcacccaacttgtccaaatcacattggagcctctttgcatcctcttcacagctcatcccccaccccaccccaccccccccaccagctttgtgtcatctgcgaaattggaaatgttacatttagttccctcacccaagtcattaatgtacattgtgaataACTGGAGCCTAAGCAttcatccctgcggtaccccactagtcactgcctgccacccagaaaaagacccgtttattcctaccctctgttttctgtctgtcaaccaattctcaatccatgccagtataacacccccaatcccatgtgctttaattttgcacaccaacctcttatgtgggaccttatcaaaagccttctgaaaatccaagtacaccacatcgactggttttcccttatctattctactagttacatcctcaaaaaactccagttaagcatgatttccctttcgtaaacccatgctgactttgtccaatcctgttatgCTTTCCAgcagttctgctatcacatccttcataatagactgtagcattttccccactattgatgtaaggctaactaacCATGGGGGTGAGCTGTTGATGGGGGTACTTCACTGCCTTTCAATTTTATTCATTTTCTAATAGTTCTCACAAAGAAACATTTTAATTGAAATCTTCCAGGCTTTCGTGAACCCGACTATTCATTTAAGTTTTCAACTCGCTATCACACTCATGAGTGCCATGATCCTTCCAATAATCGTTTCTTTCGTAAGTTCAAGTCAGTGGAGAAGGAGCTAATTGCTGATCTGACCTGCAGAATAACTGATGTAGAGATGAAATGCCATGTTGTCAAAGTACCGCATAAAGGCCTAATAACTGAAATCTTTATTACATTTAAAGGTAAGTTCAATCTGCATTGGAGCATCTGGAATCTGTAAGTCTTTTGTCTTAAATGTTTCATAATTTTTTCTCAAAAATATATTGCAGATTAAAGTGTGTGCTGCATGTCTCTTAAATTTGTATACATCTCTGAATTGCTGTTGACTTGGAGAAAAAAGTTTGTGTCTGCAATTTTTGTAAATCTTTGTCATTCAACGTACACCAATCTCCACTGATAATTCAAACAATAACCTTTCTGTGCTTGCATAAATCTTTTAGAAAGAAGGTTTAATAACCAAATGTGTGGGTAGTGAACCATCTGTTTTTCTGgtctgtgagctgtggaaaagatctggaaaaatctagatccAGATCTTCTTGGCATACTTATAGGGAGCATATATTTAAGATCATCAACAGAAGAACAAAGGGAGAGATTAGGAAAATTTCTTTATGCAAAGGGCGGTTAGTAAATGGAATGTGGTAACAAAGAGTGGGTGGGagcagaatccataatagctttcaaaaataaaagctttaaagggacagggagagacagtgaATGGGATAGATGcagttggctgaatggcctccttttgtgctgcataaTACTATGAAAATGCTGGTGAATGGGAATATCTGTAACCACtgaaaggcagagacagagcagGACAAAGATACTGAAACTGTCTGCAGCACTGGCCATTGTCTTTGGCCTCTGCCATAAATTCAGTACCTTTGCTACTTATTCTGTCCACCGTTTTGGCCACGACGTCAGATTGAACCAGACTATTCATAACTTTAACTTTCTATTCAATTTCAATCTAAGCTTCTGACCCCATACCCTTTTCATCAGAAAGACCGCCTATTTACACTTCCATAATGTCACCACCTTCACATTTATCTCAGCCCTTTTGTGCTgatactctcatccatgcctttttcacCTCCCAACTCTAATATTGCAATGTTCTCCCAgccagcctcccatattctactctccagAAACTTAAGCTCATCTGAAACTCTGTTGCCTATATCCTGCACCACTTGCAgatatctatattgaagttcaggAAGACTTGAGCAGAACAGGCCCGGCCTGAAAATTGTCCAAGGCCAATATGGTGTCAGACATTGTTCAGGTGCTCTTGGTGTGTGGAACATAGCCCTATGAAATTGATCCTTTTCACCCCCACTTCCTGTGTGGAAAGACCAGTTTCTACCCCCATGATTCCAACTGAGCAGCTTTTCTAAAACATGCTCCCTGATGCCTGACTCAAAAAACTGGAGAACAGGACCAGCCTGAAGGTGTTAGACCTAATAACGTCAGCAGCAAAGCAGTCCTGTGGTGTGTCCAGTGAAAGGCTCAACAAACAAGTGGTGCCAGCTTATTGGAAAGTAGTGCCAAATATGTCTGTAATCATTTTCAGAATGTCATTCCAATATAATGTGAGGTTCCTTTCAATTCAGTCTTTGTTTTTTCAAAACGGCACCAGTTACTTGAAACTAAACATTGCTAAATCTAGAAAGGGTTACAGACACAAACTGTAGCACAGCTTAAAATGCAAACTATTTTCACTTCAACCTGCAGTGGACCCTTTTGGCTATGGATGGGAAGAAGTATGCAGAAAAATGATACGTGACTGTGAGGATGAAACCAACAAAAGAGTAGAGAAAGTAAGTTACTGGCTCCATTTACCACATTCCTGTGAAGTGACTTTGCCCCCTATTTGAGCAGAGGtgttaatccatttaaaataaTTCTATTAGTGGGGTGTATTTTCAGACAAAACAGTACAGTGTAGTATAGTTTCCAAACTATAATGTTCTGTGTAATAATTGTACCTGCCAAAGCTAGAAAATGGATGATTTTTAAGTAAACTTTAAATCAGTCAGATGATTTTAAAATCACCTTGAccagttttgttttattctttcatgagatgtgagtgtcactggcaaggccagcattcgtttcccatccctgattgcctttgagaaggtggtggtgagtattATGCTGTGGAGCAATAGATAGGGCCTTAATCTAGTTTCTCAGCAGAGGGTGACGTTCCAAATCTCAGGTGTGCCATTACAGGTATTTCCTAGAGCAGCCAGTTTTTGACCAGCAAGAGTCAAGATTGTCCTCTGAACTATGAAGTTGTGTGAAGCTGTCAGGGAGAATGGGGAAACAGAATAATCACAGCATAGTACACTGATGCTGTCTGTGGGAGCATTGCCTTGATAGTGTAGCACCCTGATCAATTATTCAAATCCTTGTGCTTTAATTCAAAACGGTGTTTAACCCTGTGAGTCAAGTTAACCCATCTAGGCATTGTTGGGCTGCAAGGTCTgttgctatcttcacctggtcttattgtaacagggtttaattttaaacacactgttttgtgaatccttgtgcacagctttccaattataagacaaagaaaccaattcacacagattttctgaggtttaaagaagaaagatgaaagttTATTAAAACTGAAACTCTTAATACgtttcatgcctacggatatacgtagcgcccatgctggcatgcacacacaatacacaaatgcaaatagggacagaaaagggaagaggaaaatatagtagagaggggtttgaggcaatatcagaagagtttcttgtttgctgtgcttcgagctcacttgattgtaggtagttttgcttttcgtcggggcccagtgttcttcttaaaccttgttcatgtaggagacttttctctctttgaggttcacttgttttcacaagattcagttccatgggaaagagatggaggcaggtagggctggagaagaggttctgttccaactgggagcacacagctttctgagttcaaatcctctgtttgaaattcaaattcaaaacctccaacagtcagtcagtcagtcatgtgaccaaaactggtctgaccatgacttctgtgtattggggaagcagtgacagggtccccattgttccagcactgtcggttactatgcaaatgtctttgcagtcaaggggcttgcaattttaagttttgatgttcatgtggcaaaatcatgtgtgcctcagtcttggcaggtggggaggggggggggggcggggtttgcttgacaataaggagaccaaaactatacacaatactccagttacagtctcaccaaggctctatacaattgcaggaagacatctttactcctctactcaaatccccttgcaatgaaggccaacataccatttatcttcctaattgcttgctgcacctgcatagtaGCTTTTAGTGACTCTTGAACaaagatacccaggtccctttggacatcaacacttcccaacctctcaccatttaagaaatactctgcctttctgttttttctaccaaagtggatcacttcacacttattcacattatgttccatctgccatgttcttgcccagtcacttagcctggccaaatccccttgaagcctccttgcatcctcctcacagcttacattccctcctaattttgtgtcatcagcaaaatggGAATGAAGAGGAAATGGCAAAAATAGGACAATGCCTTGAGCATATTTCAAATCTTTACATTGTTTAAAATTTAAGATGCTTTTTGTATTTAATAATTTAGGATTAAAAACCCCATCATAAATCCAATTCTGATGTCTCAGTAGGTTTATTTCTGTAATATAAGTATTTGTTTCAATGTCACGCTGTATATCTGCCCAGGGCAGCTAAAGATTCCCGCAACCTGCTGCCATTTTAGTAGTTTACATTTATTCCTTTCCCATTCTGCCAGGGAACCTATCCTGATGATGTGACATAGCTCTTGTGTGTGATTCTGTTTCAGGCCCGAAATCGTATTGAGGCTTTCTTCAAGAAACAGAGTATTGCACTGGACAAAATGAAGGATAACATGCCCAcgttttattacattgcaaattctCTGAACACAGTACGAGTGGATCATTGTCGGCCAGGGTTTGGGAAAAATAAGTTAACGCATTTAGATTGTTCTGAATGCTGTGGTGAGTTCTGACCTGCTTCTTAGTTAGTGACTGAATAGTCACCATACACTTTTCTGTGGGTGTCATATCCTTCCCATAGTGGGGTGTCCAGAAGTTCATGTAGTCCAGCTAGTCTAACCCAAGAAGCTGAAAATCAAATTCAGCTTtacttccttgtttttatatttATTGGCCCTTATATAAAATCCAGAACCTAATTTGACCTTTTATGCTGTTTCCTGCCTTTAAAGATCTACTAGTGAATATTGCTCACTCTAAGCCAAAAGATTATCTCTTTTTTCTTCCTTGACTTTGTGttgctgttctctctctttctcattaactgttttttctccatctttctcgGCCTTTGCTGGGAATTTACTTGGGGCTTCTCCCGCTGTAACTGGCGGATGTTCAGTGGCCCCACCTCtgaatgggtggctcagctgcacaggaggggaggaaaaagagtgggagaacaATAATGATAGGGATTTTTATCATGAGGGGTACATAGGGGTTTctatggccgcaaacgtgactccaggatggtatgtttcctccctggtgctagggtcaaggatgtcatggagtggctgcaggacattctgaagggggagggtgaacattcagagttcgtggttcacattggtaccaacaacataggtagaaagagggatgaggtcctgcaacaagaatttagggagccaggtagcagattaaaaagcaagaccagaTGGAGTTTAaggcggacaaatgtgaggtaatgcattttggaagatctaatacaggtgggaagtatacagtaaatggcagaacccttaggagtattgacagtcagagagatctgggcgtacaggtccacaggtcactgaaagtggcaacacaggtggataaggtagtcaagaaggcatgcggcatgcttgccttcatcggtcgggacattgagtataaaaattggcaagttatgctgcagctgtacagaaccttagttaggccatacttagaatattgcgtccaattctggtcgccacactaccagaaggacgtggaggctttggagagggtacagaagaggtttaccaggaggttgcctggtctggagggtattagctatgaggagaggttggataaactcggattgttttcactggaacgatggaggtggaggggtgacatgttagaggtttacaaagttatgagtggcatggacagagtggatagtcagaagctttttcccagggtggaagagtcagttacaaggggacatagatttaaggtgcgaggggcaaagtttagaggggatgtgcgaggcaagttctttacacagagggtggtgagtgcctggaacttgctgccgggggaggtggtggaagcaggtacgatagcgacgttttaagaggcatattgacaaatacatgaataggatgggaatagagagatgcggaccctggaagtgcagaaggttttagtttagacaggcgtcaagatcggcgcaggcttggagggccgaatggcctgttcctgtgctgtactgttctttgttctttgacctcaagggttgtaatctctggtttactcccgatgccaggtgctagtgagtatcggaataggaggatagagcagatgaatgtgtggctgaagacatggtgcaggagaggGGGTTTAGTCtcctggatcactgagtctgtttctggcgaaggtgggacctgtacaagtcggatggcttgcacctgaactggaacgggaccaatacccttgctgggaggtttgccagtgcc is a genomic window of Heterodontus francisci isolate sHetFra1 chromosome 33, sHetFra1.hap1, whole genome shotgun sequence containing:
- the LOC137347968 gene encoding zona pellucida-binding protein 2-like isoform X1 produces the protein MRSSEVGRQRLRVTALAILLCAMTGRAIEVIDITHIYQENPEQIKEVYGNSNKPVKVYVKMYHDSPALLCTTQELSEKELVDPYFIWVGPSGRNIKGEPYVRISETGRLILKAFDKSMSGDYTCTVSYKDVEKNKEIFLDMKFSIYGFREPDYSFKFSTRYHTHECHDPSNNRFFRKFKSVEKELIADLTCRITDVEMKCHVVKVPHKGLITEIFITFKVDPFGYGWEEVCRKMIRDCEDETNKRVEKARNRIEAFFKKQSIALDKMKDNMPTFYYIANSLNTVRVDHCRPGFGKNKLTHLDCSECCVVCDHGMYSPTNDVFCKPCTSVKINYYGATAC
- the LOC137347968 gene encoding zona pellucida-binding protein 2-like isoform X2, whose product is MRSSEVGRQRLRVTALAILLCAMTGRAIEVIDITHIYQENPEQIKEVYGNSNKPVKVYVKMYHDSPALLCTTQELSEKELVDPYFIWVGPSGRNIKGEPYVRISETGRLILKAFDKSMSGDYTCTVSYKDVEKNKEIFLDMKFSIYVDPFGYGWEEVCRKMIRDCEDETNKRVEKARNRIEAFFKKQSIALDKMKDNMPTFYYIANSLNTVRVDHCRPGFGKNKLTHLDCSECCVVCDHGMYSPTNDVFCKPCTSVKINYYGATAC